The nucleotide window TGGTATCTAGCTCGGAGGAAAACTATCTTTGAAATTTGAGGTGATTTCGTGAAGatttgaaaaagtttgaaatttgaaaattgttaatattcttttatgtgttgttggtgttcttaaggaagaagaagcaaaaatagtatatttgatccaaaaactctaattgaaaagtgttaaaagttgtttgggacgtaaaaaatagttttgcaaaactgaagttaaaaaaaatggcaTTGATGAGCTTTTTCTTTAACAACAgtgacatagatgagccaaattTTTAACAAATGATATAAATATGCCTTTTTCTAAAAGTTTCatgacatatttgagtcttttccctTATTTTAATCACCAAAAaagcaaaaggggtgggagctcctagggagggataaaaaaaaaataaaaaaaatataatctcaaattgAAACCCTACACAAAACCTCCATAGGGAAAAACATCTAACCAAATCTAGTATCAAATGATAGAACTAGAGTCGAAAGCCACATAAATTGCCATgatagaatgaaaaaaaaaatgcctTAGCCTGAGTCCCTATGTCCGCCCCTTTGGGTAGGGAATCCACAAGCATGAACTCATAATATACACTTTAAGGACTAATAttacatatttaatttgattaaaaactaaaatatattatctataattacggagaagaaaaaagaaaatggcGTCGCCCGGGTTCGAACCGGAGACCTTCAGTGTGTTAGACTGACGTGATAACCAACTACACCACGACACCTTCTTGTTACTGCTTTGTCGATATCGTTACATAACCCGTCTATAATTGATGCAATCTTTTCACATGCAGATCCTCCGTTTGGATTGAGGACCAGAAGCAACAACAGAAATGGTAGCAGCAGTGAGAATAAACTCACTAAAGTCATTGACATATACTCCATTTCTCTCTTCTCTAAATAGCTTCAATTGCCCATGGTCTTTTGTATCTAttccaagaaaacattcaaGATTAAGACCCTTATTGAGTCAAATGGCAGCAGCTGGTGAAGTAGAGCCACAAATCATTGACTCACATTTACATGTCTGGGCATCCCCACAAGAGGTAAATATCACTAATTCCAAAACCCCACAAGATTTTATActactttttttgttgttgttgtggggAATTGGCAAAATTGTTATAGCTCTCATTTCTGTATTCCCTTTTCAAATTGCTTGAAAATGCTTTATTAAAGTTTGTGTGTACTCTATCCTCGCCATTCCCCCTTTTATGAGAtaacattgggtatgttgttgtggGGAAGTAGCAAGATTATGTTGAATTGAAAGTATGAGGAATTAATGGGTGTTTCTTTGAAATTTGTTAGGCTGCAGAAAAGTACCCCTATTTTCCTGGTCAAGAACCTAGTTTGACTGGTCATGTCGATTTCCTGCTTGAGGTACCTCGTAAAGGcttcactttttttatttattaagatgTTTAATTGATTGTTATCTTGCTGTTGTTGTTACTGCCTCTTGTTGTTCTTTGAGCTGAGGGTATGTCGGAAACAACATCCTAAGGGTAACGTTTGCGTACAGTCTATCCTCCCCTGGCTTCCAcattgtgggattacactaggtttgttgttgttgtatgtttAATTGATCAGCTGATGATGTTATAGTTTTATAGAtgcctttttttttgtgtatttttggTATGACTGAAGTTGTTCTTTAGAATTAATAGTTTTTTGTGATTAAACATGTTCTGGTGTTTGATTATGTTAACTtgtttgaaaatgtttttcaagaaaaatgttTTACCATAGGGAAAAATTAACTACATGGGTTGGtgtggtgaaaaatattttccttgaTGATATCATTTTCTAGTGTTTGGTTATATTGAATTGTTAAAATGATTCTTTAAGGAAAATACTTCAATAAGTGACTTCCAAATGTTTCCATTCACAAATATCTATTGTTTATTTCCTTTCAGTTGCTTCAGTGAACACTTAGAAATTGGGGTCAACTTTTAATACTCAGAAACATCATAAACACATCCACATATTCTCACCTTTGATGATCAATGGTGTTTCACCTATTTTCTTACCCGACTAAACATTAGAAAATGATTTGCTCAAGTAAAACATctctattaaaaatatttccgACATACCAAACACACTTCTTCTGTTGTCAGCGTTGAGTACTAATCATCACAATGCTTTCATTGTACCAACATTAAGACCTActcatatgtttatgttttgagCAGTGTATGGAAGAAGCAGGTGTGGATGGAGCCCTTATTGTTCAGCCCATTAATCATAAGTTTGATCATTCTTATGTTACTAGGTCTCTTCATTTCTCTCTTCACTAAATTTGCagcttcctttttttttcttctgttgTTGTTGTAAGAATTAGATTTCCAGCTTTCAGTGAACAAATCACATGTTCCTTAAGTAATGTATATAATAAGAGATTCATCAGTTGTCTTCACTAAGATGCGTGTTTCAATACCTTACTAATATTATATAGCAAACGCAGTCCCAAACTAACATCTGTACATAAGTCTTTCAACTTTCAAGGATGTTGCACCAAATGCTATTTACcttcttattttctccttcacTTAAACTGCATGTGGAGACGTATTTGTTTGTGCATTCATCGGTCTTCTAGTTGTTTAATTATCTCTTGTTGTTAGCGGTCATATTGACTTGAGAGGTCTTGTCCTATGCATAATTACTTCTATTCAGTGTGCTGAAGAAGTTCCCTTCCAAATTTGTCGGTTGTTGCCTCGCAAATCCAGCAGAAGATAGAAGTGGGATAAAGCATCTTGAAGATCTGGTTTTAAAGGTTTGTAACAACTCATTATTTTAGATATAGTGTTTTCATTCTTTAGGAATTATGTTGACAAAAGATACTTCTGCTGATTCTAGGATGGTTATCGTGCTGTTCGCTTTAATCCGTATCTTTGGCCTTCCGGTGAAAAGGTATCAATCTTCTTTCCATCAATATTGATCTCGGAGTTTATTTTGCCTTTGCTTTTGCATATGAAAATTATCAGAATATGAGGCACATTAAACTCTTTTATAGATTTGTTATGTGGGAAGAACCTATGAAGTTTTCTTTTAACCTTATGTTCCTTCCTGTATGGTTAACTACTGGATGAGAAGAGACACATTACGATCAGAAAGTAGAAGAAAAGCAGATACATATCTGATAAAAATCTTTGTACTTAGTTATGCCTTCAAATTCTAAGAATAATGTGACAGTGAAGTGCGTGAACTTGTATATGGTAATTACCATGTTTAATCTTTTTTCAGATGACAAATGAAATTGGGAAGGCACTATTCTCAAAGGCCGGAGAGCTTGGAGTGCCAGTCGGTTTCATGTGTATGAAGGTACTTCAGTTACTAGCGTTCAACTCTTTAATTTGGAATAATATTAGAACTCAAGTAATAATGTGGTATAAGCTGTTTACTTAAGGTACTATTACAAGCTTTTTAATTAGGGAGAATGGTTTAACTCAATGATTTTCCATGAATAATTCCTGTTCCGCTATTAATAATGATGTTAATGGTAGACTAACTATGATGGATTCTTTCAGGGTCTACTTTTACATTTGCAAGAAATTGAGGAGCTGTGCACAGAATTTCCCTCGACTGTAGTTTTGCTTGATCATTTGGCTTTCTGTAAGCCCCCAAAGTAAGCCATCACTGAAGTTTTCTTCTAAATCGTCATTCATGCGTGAAAATACAAAGTATAATGTGAGGTGATTTATCTATATGTCTTGTAGAAATGATGAAGAAAGACGAGGTTACTCAGAGCTGTTAAAGCTTTCAAGATTCCCACAGGTAACATTTACTGAAAATCATGCTTGATTTCTTTAATCTACACTTAGTTCAATATCTAACATCTGCACGTTAACTAATTTGAATCCTGTAGAAGACAACTAAATCCGTGTAAACAAAAACTAACCAATTAACACGTTCTCATGATTCTAAACCTTTATAATTGGGGCTCAAGGCACTTGAACTTTCTTTTTGATTATAGCTTGTGTCCTGCTTAATTATCAGTTTTTAAGATATTACCAAACAATAAGAGCTGGCATTTATTAGactattttttacatttttctgaAATATTCTGGACAAATCCCTTTGCTCAATTGAACTCACAACAGACTTAGGggccgtttggccatgcgatatggtatcatgatatgaaatcatgatatggtatcatgatatagaatcatgagatgaaattgaaggtgtgtttggacatgcgatatggaatttttgtgttgtatattttctcataaacataaaaatctcataagttgtaaaactattaaaatagccccaattgtttattcaatcttatcaaataaacaaaaattataaaatcgcataataaattattacaaagttatttgttcttcagttaaataattgtttcatttaactttaatttaattaaaaaaaattgaacataaattgtacttgatatgttcatatctctcaactactcttacaaataacctataaagtagaaaaaaaacatacattagtgagtaaatattaacttagaagttaaatgcactaagataaaaattaacaaacatcactaacttctaactatttacaagaaaaatcaatagttaaatattattgaataacgaaattttaaaaagttaccacaagtttgagtcaaaaacacttctaataaaatttaatcaaaaaaattataactagtccacttgactaaatattaataactaattgatcaaattttcctaagtcctcaatcaattggacttgatatccttcagtcatgtgaacgaacattttgcaaatactaagattaagaaagtgcggcaccgccaatgaaaattgtcttttatcaatattatgcttagtcataagattaagacgtttttttttattatgaaaaatcaaaaaagtattactccctttgttctcatttatattcaccaaatgaatttctactttatcatttatattcaccaaatttaaagtgataataaattttatattggtgagaataataaattttaaaaagtaatgatgtgattataaattttatttacatatgaaacaaatggttagtagatataaatgtggggttgttttaacaaaatataaactcatggatcaattattgtattaaaatatctcaaatcatgatatgaaatcacatggtgattccatatcatggtttttggagaatatggtatcacctctcatgatatggaatcatgagatgaaatcagcgtaaaatcgcatgtccaaacgctgatttcatctcacgacaccatatcgtgatatgatatcgcatggccaaacgcctacttagaAATGCAATTACGACACTATTTCCTGCTTACCCTATTGTTGTTGCCAACAGTTGGCTTAACATCGTTGAGTTGATTGATATCTGAGGTAGTATTTGAATTTTGGCAGGTATATGTAAAGTTCAGTGCTTTGTTCAGAGTGTCGAGAAATCCTTATCCATATGAGGACTTGTCTCAAGTTCTTCCCCAACTAGTCTCCAGTTATGGTGCAAATCGTATCATGTGGGGAAGGTAATAAATGACGTTCTTATTGTTTATTACTCGTTAAAACAACCTCAGAACTTCTAAATTGAGTGCTAAACTGCTCTTTAGTGATCTCTGAATTTTGAACCTATGTACCTGCTGCAGTGATTTCCCCTACGTTGTTGCCGAATGTGGGTATAAAGAAGCAAGAGAAGCAGTTTCTTATCTGGCTAAGCAAGGACATTTACCTTCTTCTGCCACGGAGTGGATCATGGGTAAAACAATTATGCAGCTCTTTGACGGAAAATGGAGTTCTGTAGCTAATTGAACATGAAACTTGACAACTAGCAATAACAGGTTAGATGATATTTCAAACATGTCATTGAACCCTTAATTGTACTTGAGCATATCCAAAGCTTTACCTACGTTTTCACGGGAATCTAGTAACTTTTGCTCATACACTGTATTGAAAATTTCATGCAAGCCATCCCGTGCTTGAACCTGTTGATTGTAACGCTCGACAACCATTTGCTGATAACGTTATACAAGAACCTTCAAGCTGTATATCACGAATAATTTCTCCTTCGGGATGATCCAATACAGCACTCTCTGTTGAGTCTGTGCTACCTATTTCTGGATGGCTTCACATTTCTCAGTCCAATGGACTGCACAATTTCTACATTGTTGAGTTGTTATATGTTATTGGAATTTTActgttgtttttctttttggtttctCACCTAGTGTCCGCGCCCATATTGGAGCTCACTAAATTTGGATCACACACTGTAGGGCCCATTCTAGGGGTGATGcttccaacaagattttctccatgCCCGAGACTTAAAATTGAGACCTCTGGTTATAATGTTactatttttgtattttgtttatTAGCTACAATTTCACTAATTACAGTTTGCAGCTACACTTTTGTTTGCTACATATTTGTATTCGTTGTATTTTTTCGCGGGTTTTggagaaaaatacaaatataaattgatttgtatcaaaataaatacatattagAGGAGAGAGGCGGCAAGATCGAGAGAGGGAGGAAAGAGGATGAATACATGTATTCGTTGAATcacgaatacaattgatacataatacaaATACATTTGAAACAAAATACAACATAGTTTTTTCAATACAATTGATATGAAATACAAGTCTCTTACCTATATTTGATTGGatacaattgatacataatacatTTGAGTTTTGACGGAGAGGATGAATGCATATTGTTTTCGTATGAATCACAAATACTATTGATACATAATACTAATATagtttatacaaaatacaaaaaatagttttaaaaatacaattgatataaaatacaaaTCTTTCATCTATATTTGgttgaatacaattgatacataatacatTTGAATGTATTTCTTCTTATTGGCAGTggagagggagagagaatgagagtgagagagagagagagggggtgagagagggagagagaagaaagaaatttgCTATAAAATTTTACGTATAATTATgaattgtaaatattttaaactatagtggtttgtcataaataaatatcaatgTTTGCTTTTGTCGCATAATTTTTCCTTATCAGTTATTGGAATTTTACTGTTATAAACTTATAATCAAGCTTTTTCAGTCTTCTTCACCTGCaccatttttttgttgttgaatgtTTTAGTCATTACTCAACAGGTggtgttattttcttaattatatcttattaggactaaataaatatttgaagtgaaaattttataaacgATATATATATGACTAATAACTTCAAGTTATGACAGTATAATAATTctttcaagttgtaacaataaaatatttcaggttctaacattttgttttttttaaacaagctttaaaataatagtaaaaatcaatttttaaaaaataataaaaggtaaaaaatgGATATAGTTATAGTAATAAATTTGAATAcattaatgaaaattaataattgctataaatttaggagattcaaaacaaaataggaatatttgttttcttcttcttcttttttttttatctcaaattagttaaaagtatttcaaatttaactatttcaaaaagcacattttcttcttttgttcaaATGTTTCTCTctcctctaatttttttttttgtaattgtcGTCACTCACGACTAGTTCCAATTAGTTTTGGCTCAACAATCtttattttgttgtaatggACGGTTTCTtatcaatattaataaaacattgTGGTAGATGAGATCCTTCAGGTTAGTATTCGTTGcgatttattatttgtatatattcttATATTACTGaaacgtaaaaaaaaataagaacaatGAAAATGTAAAggaatttttttgattttgtttgtgtATAATAGATTTAAATTGGGATGTTTTTTGTAGGGAtaatggtctgaaaaatatcccaactttggtcgaatttgttgttgcgatactaaactttcatgaggacctattacctccctagactatttaataccgtattttttaccccttgaactatttaatagtgtattttaaaggtatatatgtgcccacgtggacacattactatttataattttgcattattttttatgtccacgtgggcaaatatatatgtttaaaatacagtattaaatagtctagggaggtaataggtcctcatgaaagtttagtatcgcaacaacaaattcgaccaaagttgaagtatttttcagacccttatcccttttttGTATGAACATTCTTTTGTTTAGATtacatactccctctgtcccaatttgtatgactcacttttctttttagtcagtcccaaaaagaatgacacatttctatataaagtaacaatctaactataaaatatctattttacccttaatgaaatgatttacatccacacaaatttctatcattcattttggaccacaagttttaaaagtcttcctatctttcttaaactccgtgccaagtcaaagtacctcatataaaatgggacggagagagtaataattttttgaaactggAATAAATTTTggtatgaatattttttaatttaaggtatttggtaaaaaaagaaaatacataaaatttatttgtagttAGTATACTGTTTATACCATTTGTGTGTGCGATTTTGGAATTATATTTAAATGATTTGAGTATACTGTTTTCTTGATAAATGACAGtgtatgaaataataataatgttatcGTTGCAATGGAACTGATATACTTTTAGTTTATAATAAAAGAATGTTTACAATTAACTTGTTTAAATTTGGTATGCTTCTTGGTATGATTACTGTATGAATTAGTGTTTAGTCTTGATATGAAATGTGTATAAAAATGTTCATGTTAGtgtttattttgaatttgaaactcTTCTTGGTATGAATTTTGTATGAATCAATGGT belongs to Solanum stenotomum isolate F172 chromosome 1, ASM1918654v1, whole genome shotgun sequence and includes:
- the LOC125875324 gene encoding uncharacterized protein LOC125875324; this encodes MVAAVRINSLKSLTYTPFLSSLNSFNCPWSFVSIPRKHSRLRPLLSQMAAAGEVEPQIIDSHLHVWASPQEAAEKYPYFPGQEPSLTGHVDFLLECMEEAGVDGALIVQPINHKFDHSYVTSVLKKFPSKFVGCCLANPAEDRSGIKHLEDLVLKDGYRAVRFNPYLWPSGEKMTNEIGKALFSKAGELGVPVGFMCMKGLLLHLQEIEELCTEFPSTVVLLDHLAFCKPPKNDEERRGYSELLKLSRFPQVYVKFSALFRVSRNPYPYEDLSQVLPQLVSSYGANRIMWGSDFPYVVAECGYKEAREAVSYLAKQGHLPSSATEWIMGKTIMQLFDGKWSSVAN